A region from the Salicibibacter cibarius genome encodes:
- a CDS encoding phage tail tape measure protein has protein sequence MAETANLTVRIGANISEFEKKMQETQKNFDKLGGALKTAGKGMTAAVTAPIVAIGGAAFAAANDFDKAYNQIQVQTGATGDDLAGLEKNFKSVFRSIPVDSETASSAIASLNSSTGATGETLEGMTTSVLEASRMMGEDGAANAEAFGRAMNQWQIPAEEGEQAMDRLFKASQEYDIGMGDLMGTMSAYGPVLQNAGFEMHEAADLFARLEDSGISVSRVMPGLNSAFRNWASEGKDAREEFDKVVAQMQDAETETEALSIATEAFGAEGAQRLTTAIRNGVIPSTDELGDALEDSEGAISDLSEETMTVGDRFQLMKNRIQEAIAPLGEVFMDILEDLEPFFMDLIGWIEDLGKWFSDLSPAAQRMVIAIGGIAAAIGPLLVVAGTLISSITKIGAVFKLFTPVVAGVGKAFALLSNPVGWVIAIVGALIAVFTYLWNTNEGFRNAVINIWETIRDAAIAIFEAVAGFLTDTWDWISETAITVWNWLKDTLSSIWNSIYDTVAPIFSAIADFLAATWEVISTTAQAWWNVVTTILSEAWEGLMAIVMPIFNAISDFISSVWGTVSSTSSSVWGTITDVLSTVWGWISDTALTIFGYISDFLTTIWEPIRDTITTVWGFISDYLSHLWTLIVDIAVAVFEPIAAFFSGIWNTISDVTSTVWDGITSALSSVWEMIKTLASGNFDSVRDIIDIVWNTIKDVTSTVWDTIRNIFSTVVRGIVNTASSWFSSMQDSIVSIFTAISTFFSNIWSTIRNTFQRLIRIIVNFVRDRWNGTLDTTRNIFNSISTFFSNIWSSIRDAISNFVTRIWNNIRDAWNNTMSTTRNIFNRLFNWLSDLWDSLWSTVTGFADDIWSGVSDAWDSLWSSTRRMFNRIKNWISDTFDDIVDWAKELPGRIGDAISNMASAAVDGAKSMINSMADSLEEGVNFVIGGLNDLLSAIGLSVSIDELSIPRLARGTNSHPGGPAMVNDGRGPELIKTPGNHPGFVSGQNRVVNLPRGSKVASYEKSNRMMGGNLPAYSGGIGSWASNAWDNVTSFGSDVWDGITGTASAAWDFLSDGASAAIDGLFDMVGFDIPDGDDFLSGLGRGVIEQIKEGLIGFTDAQTMAFSDFQGIDFGDAFTRTSGYGWRVHPITGDRRHHSGVDYAAPMGTPYPAQASGRVVTSGWAGGLGNLVEIQSGNILYRYGHNSKNLVGVGDEVSRGDMIAEVGSTGNSTGPHVHFEIHEDGESQNPETWTPPTSDPGGSGVQRWRSVIQQASARMNANASSSDISAILSQIQLESGGNEKAVQSPGVNDINMRMGNPAQGLLQYIPSTFAAYSMPGHSNILSGFDQLLAFFNNSTWRRDNPGGTRGWSPEVREGSPVAVLSTRIKWQESASVDRKRLYRCPLIDVDVPSNSTAMLVA, from the coding sequence ATGGCAGAGACAGCAAATCTAACGGTTAGAATCGGTGCAAATATATCCGAATTTGAAAAGAAAATGCAAGAGACGCAAAAGAATTTTGACAAACTTGGCGGCGCCCTAAAAACAGCCGGTAAAGGTATGACGGCGGCTGTTACGGCTCCAATTGTTGCTATCGGTGGCGCTGCATTTGCGGCGGCGAATGATTTTGACAAGGCGTATAACCAAATACAGGTGCAGACAGGCGCAACCGGAGATGATTTGGCAGGTCTTGAGAAAAATTTCAAAAGTGTTTTCCGGAGCATCCCGGTTGATAGCGAGACTGCATCATCTGCTATTGCATCTTTAAATAGTAGTACAGGTGCCACTGGCGAAACATTGGAAGGTATGACTACAAGCGTTCTTGAAGCTTCCCGAATGATGGGAGAGGATGGAGCGGCGAATGCCGAAGCATTTGGACGGGCTATGAACCAATGGCAAATACCGGCTGAAGAAGGCGAGCAAGCAATGGATCGCTTGTTTAAAGCCTCGCAAGAATATGACATCGGTATGGGCGATTTGATGGGAACTATGAGCGCTTATGGACCCGTTCTACAAAACGCTGGTTTTGAAATGCATGAAGCGGCTGACTTGTTCGCTCGCCTTGAAGACAGCGGTATATCTGTCTCCCGTGTCATGCCCGGGCTCAATAGTGCTTTTCGTAACTGGGCATCTGAAGGTAAGGATGCGAGAGAGGAATTTGACAAGGTCGTTGCCCAGATGCAGGATGCGGAAACAGAAACCGAAGCTTTGTCTATTGCCACTGAAGCATTTGGAGCAGAAGGTGCGCAACGATTGACCACAGCGATTAGAAACGGTGTTATTCCATCCACGGACGAACTAGGGGATGCATTGGAAGATTCTGAAGGGGCTATTTCTGATCTTTCAGAGGAAACCATGACTGTTGGCGATCGGTTTCAGTTGATGAAAAACCGTATACAAGAAGCGATAGCACCCCTCGGTGAAGTCTTTATGGATATTCTTGAGGATCTTGAACCTTTCTTCATGGATTTGATTGGATGGATAGAAGATTTAGGTAAATGGTTTAGCGATCTTAGTCCTGCGGCTCAACGTATGGTTATTGCTATAGGTGGAATTGCGGCGGCTATTGGTCCCTTGTTAGTCGTAGCCGGAACGCTCATATCATCTATAACAAAAATAGGTGCTGTGTTTAAACTATTCACACCAGTGGTGGCGGGAGTAGGAAAAGCGTTTGCGTTGTTGTCAAATCCAGTCGGATGGGTCATTGCGATTGTAGGCGCATTGATAGCCGTATTTACGTATCTATGGAACACCAACGAAGGATTTAGAAATGCCGTCATCAATATATGGGAAACCATTAGGGATGCAGCAATAGCGATATTCGAAGCAGTCGCTGGTTTTCTGACTGATACATGGGATTGGATTTCAGAAACGGCTATAACCGTGTGGAATTGGCTTAAAGATACCCTTTCCAGTATATGGAACTCTATTTATGACACTGTCGCCCCAATATTTTCTGCTATTGCAGATTTTCTCGCTGCTACGTGGGAAGTTATCTCAACTACAGCTCAAGCGTGGTGGAACGTTGTCACTACTATCCTGAGCGAAGCTTGGGAAGGTCTAATGGCTATTGTTATGCCGATATTCAACGCTATTTCTGATTTTATTTCCAGTGTGTGGGGAACGGTTAGCAGTACATCATCCAGTGTGTGGGGAACGATTACCGATGTCCTTAGTACAGTGTGGGGTTGGATTTCTGACACAGCACTAACCATTTTCGGGTACATTTCAGATTTTCTTACAACAATATGGGAGCCGATTAGAGATACAATCACCACGGTGTGGGGATTCATTTCAGATTACCTTTCTCATTTATGGACATTAATTGTTGACATAGCGGTCGCTGTTTTTGAGCCAATAGCGGCGTTTTTCTCTGGAATTTGGAACACGATTAGTGACGTCACGTCCACTGTATGGGATGGAATTACTAGTGCCCTTTCTTCCGTGTGGGAAATGATTAAAACGTTAGCTTCCGGAAACTTCGACTCGGTTAGAGATATTATTGACATTGTTTGGAATACCATTAAAGATGTTACATCCACAGTCTGGGATACGATTAGAAATATATTTTCAACCGTTGTGCGAGGAATTGTAAATACAGCGTCATCATGGTTCAGTTCTATGCAAGACAGTATTGTTTCAATATTTACTGCGATTTCCACCTTTTTCTCAAACATCTGGTCAACGATTCGTAACACCTTCCAGCGACTGATTCGCATAATCGTCAATTTTGTACGTGATCGCTGGAACGGCACTCTTGATACGACACGGAACATATTTAACAGCATAAGCACATTCTTCTCCAATATTTGGTCCAGCATCCGTGACGCCATATCTAATTTTGTTACCAGAATATGGAATAATATCCGTGATGCTTGGAACAACACAATGAGTACCACTCGAAACATATTCAACCGCCTATTTAACTGGCTATCTGATTTGTGGGACTCTCTCTGGTCTACTGTGACAGGTTTTGCAGATGATATCTGGTCAGGGGTGTCTGATGCGTGGGATAGCTTGTGGTCATCCACACGGCGGATGTTTAACCGGATTAAAAATTGGATATCTGACACATTTGACGATATTGTCGATTGGGCGAAGGAATTACCTGGTCGAATCGGTGATGCCATATCAAACATGGCGAGTGCAGCAGTCGATGGCGCTAAAAGCATGATAAACTCAATGGCTGACAGCTTAGAAGAAGGTGTCAATTTTGTTATTGGCGGCTTGAATGATTTGCTTTCAGCGATTGGCTTGAGTGTAAGCATTGATGAGTTATCTATCCCTCGATTGGCAAGAGGGACAAATAGCCATCCTGGTGGACCAGCTATGGTCAACGACGGGCGTGGTCCGGAACTCATTAAAACGCCCGGTAACCACCCCGGATTTGTGAGTGGTCAAAACAGAGTTGTAAACCTACCACGTGGCAGTAAAGTTGCTTCTTATGAAAAATCTAACCGCATGATGGGCGGTAACCTACCTGCTTACTCCGGCGGCATCGGTAGTTGGGCGTCAAATGCTTGGGATAATGTCACCTCGTTCGGAAGCGACGTTTGGGATGGTATTACAGGTACAGCGTCTGCGGCATGGGATTTTCTCTCAGACGGTGCGAGTGCGGCGATAGATGGATTGTTTGATATGGTCGGCTTTGATATACCAGACGGGGACGATTTCCTCTCTGGTTTAGGTAGAGGGGTCATAGAACAAATCAAAGAAGGTTTGATCGGGTTCACCGATGCGCAAACAATGGCTTTTTCTGATTTTCAAGGAATTGATTTTGGTGATGCCTTCACTCGGACAAGCGGATACGGATGGCGTGTCCACCCAATCACAGGCGACAGACGCCACCATTCAGGTGTTGACTACGCCGCTCCGATGGGTACGCCGTATCCTGCACAGGCAAGCGGTCGTGTGGTCACATCTGGATGGGCTGGCGGTTTAGGTAATTTGGTAGAAATACAGTCGGGAAATATCTTGTACCGTTACGGTCACAACAGCAAAAACCTTGTCGGCGTCGGTGATGAAGTTAGTCGTGGCGACATGATTGCAGAGGTTGGAAGCACAGGTAACAGCACAGGTCCTCACGTCCACTTTGAAATTCATGAGGATGGAGAATCTCAGAATCCAGAAACATGGACGCCGCCAACGTCTGATCCGGGTGGTTCAGGCGTGCAAAGATGGCGCTCGGTGATCCAACAAGCATCCGCACGTATGAATGCAAACGCAAGTTCTTCTGATATCAGCGCTATATTGTCACAAATACAGCTAGAATCAGGCGGGAACGAAAAGGCTGTGCAATCACCTGGGGTCAACGATATAAACATGCGGATGGGTAACCCGGCGCAGGGTCTATTACAGTATATCCCGTCCACATTCGCCGCCTATTCCATGCCCGGACATAGCAACATTTTGTCCGGTTTTGACCAATTGCTTGCGTTTTTTAACAACAGCACGTGGCGACGAGATAACCCAGGAGGCACACGGGGATGGAGCCCCGAGGTGCGAGAAGGTTCGCCCGTGGCGGTATTGTCAACCAGGATCAAATGGCAAGAGTCGGCGAGCGTGGACCGGAAGCGATTATACCGTTGTCCGCTAATCGACGTGGACGTGCCCAGCAACTCCACAGCGATGTTGGTCGCATGA
- a CDS encoding phage tail family protein yields MNTTLTITNARGESMTFTSEDRKCKLMDFESELDAEVQTEKAPFQQGESYVDSLLETKSMTMEFLLLNKDQMELEKLKRKASKIMNPTLGLCELKYENDGGVWVINAAPETAVSYPTGSENRVPGLQRGMVDFLAPSPFWKSTEITTESMDSFRGLFILPMTFPTQFGIQGSSVVIDNTGDVPCPVQVEFQGPSDRPEIRNNRTGEYIRIDDELGEDDVLTIDTTQGQKHVRINGRNVINWIDRGSTFWQLEPGDNEVEYLAYAGSEDAQVTISYQFRYVGI; encoded by the coding sequence ATGAATACAACACTAACGATTACGAACGCACGTGGAGAGTCCATGACGTTTACAAGCGAGGATCGAAAATGTAAACTCATGGACTTTGAATCAGAGTTGGATGCGGAAGTGCAAACAGAAAAGGCTCCGTTTCAGCAGGGTGAAAGTTATGTGGATAGCTTGTTAGAAACTAAATCTATGACGATGGAGTTTCTTCTATTAAATAAGGATCAAATGGAACTTGAAAAATTGAAACGGAAAGCGTCGAAAATCATGAATCCCACACTGGGATTGTGTGAATTGAAATACGAAAATGACGGCGGTGTGTGGGTGATCAATGCCGCCCCCGAAACGGCGGTTAGCTACCCTACAGGTAGTGAAAACCGTGTCCCGGGATTACAGAGGGGAATGGTTGATTTTCTTGCACCTTCGCCGTTTTGGAAATCGACAGAAATAACCACAGAATCCATGGACTCCTTCCGGGGTCTTTTTATTTTGCCTATGACATTTCCAACGCAGTTTGGGATACAGGGATCATCTGTGGTGATTGACAATACAGGAGACGTTCCTTGCCCTGTGCAAGTGGAATTTCAAGGTCCTTCAGATCGCCCAGAGATACGAAATAATCGAACCGGTGAATATATCCGAATCGATGATGAGTTGGGCGAGGATGATGTTTTGACGATCGATACCACGCAGGGGCAAAAACATGTTCGTATTAATGGCAGAAACGTGATCAACTGGATAGACAGAGGGTCAACATTTTGGCAATTAGAACCCGGAGATAATGAGGTCGAATATTTAGCATATGCAGGTTCGGAAGATGCACAGGTGACAATTAGTTATCAGTTCAGGTATGTGGGGATATAG
- a CDS encoding Gp37-like protein, with product MKPIRILSPNFVLQAEIDRYSSYQRTNRWHSPGEFELHVNRHMQGADLLRKGNYIVTMEPETEQTSIERDEDLSSGMLANLEVT from the coding sequence GTGAAACCTATCCGTATCCTCTCTCCTAACTTTGTCCTGCAAGCAGAAATAGACCGTTATTCATCTTATCAGCGTACCAACCGCTGGCATTCACCGGGCGAGTTTGAATTACACGTCAATCGGCATATGCAGGGAGCTGATTTATTAAGAAAAGGTAACTATATCGTGACCATGGAACCGGAAACGGAGCAAACGAGCATTGAACGGGATGAGGATTTAAGCAGTGGTATGCTGGCTAACTTGGAGGTTACGTAG
- a CDS encoding Gp37-like protein, producing the protein MLTLTYQPAWENDQSQDDDHDIPLDRNYYEFHEVWDDIFGDHHRQYDTYGERLSQNINLSPIVNYVDSEITWESDEPDDTSVTVEARVNGGDWRQIRNGGKIPLQSGTETNGMRVCTRQMLRTSNNRVTPELTRFEINIYGEHEVLRMNGDKVGMIRHREIEMDDTGKASEVWTTQGPDLKGIAEQRITVPPEGRAEDRLQAPAETIMKQWVENNLVNPTDSDRAIPNMRIAPDQERGETINRGTRYKNLAEELESISQFTGLGWNIYADFEENELVFDVYEGVDRTAGQDENPRVIFSPEFDTLGELHFVDSQTDYKNTAYVAGQGEGEERLVTITGEGTGLDRHEIFIDARDVGDEDDDGNEIDEDEQIDILQERGQEELSETEVEQMLEGGILTHSTFQYERDYRLGDKVTLQKEGWHFIPTVTGRPLYNGETFATAHDDLWLAESDFIGDLQELLVKADRDIGDHGIDRVFGQNTLDAVRDFQERYGISYHGDYEYGVPTDETIAALEAVVNGDEANIPKPGLAIDTPITEIKEVFEPGTTELEAVFGKEMPNLISKVKREISQIGNEIRR; encoded by the coding sequence ATGCTAACCCTAACCTACCAACCCGCCTGGGAAAATGACCAATCACAGGATGATGACCACGATATTCCGCTTGACCGCAATTATTACGAATTTCATGAGGTCTGGGATGATATTTTCGGCGACCATCACCGCCAATACGACACCTACGGCGAGCGACTCTCGCAAAATATCAATCTATCGCCTATCGTCAATTATGTTGACAGCGAAATTACATGGGAGTCAGACGAACCGGATGACACAAGCGTCACTGTCGAAGCTCGTGTCAATGGCGGTGATTGGCGGCAGATCAGAAATGGCGGCAAAATACCATTGCAATCCGGCACGGAAACAAACGGTATGAGGGTCTGCACAAGGCAGATGCTACGAACGTCAAACAACCGTGTCACGCCTGAATTAACTCGGTTTGAAATCAATATATACGGCGAACATGAGGTCTTGCGAATGAACGGCGATAAGGTTGGCATGATCCGTCACAGAGAAATTGAAATGGATGATACCGGTAAAGCATCCGAAGTGTGGACGACACAAGGACCTGATCTTAAAGGTATTGCAGAACAGAGAATTACTGTGCCGCCAGAAGGTAGGGCAGAAGATAGACTCCAAGCGCCAGCCGAAACAATTATGAAACAGTGGGTGGAAAACAATCTTGTCAATCCCACAGACAGTGATCGTGCTATTCCTAACATGCGTATTGCTCCTGATCAAGAACGGGGAGAGACAATCAATAGGGGGACACGATACAAGAATCTTGCAGAAGAATTGGAATCCATCTCTCAATTTACGGGATTAGGCTGGAATATATACGCTGACTTTGAAGAAAATGAACTGGTATTTGACGTGTATGAAGGTGTGGACAGGACAGCCGGGCAGGACGAGAATCCACGGGTGATATTCAGTCCTGAGTTTGACACCCTTGGTGAACTCCATTTTGTGGACAGTCAAACGGATTATAAAAACACAGCTTATGTTGCCGGCCAAGGTGAAGGGGAAGAACGGTTAGTTACTATTACGGGTGAAGGAACAGGCCTTGATCGTCATGAAATATTTATTGATGCCCGTGATGTCGGTGATGAAGATGACGACGGCAACGAGATTGATGAGGATGAACAGATAGATATCCTTCAAGAACGTGGGCAAGAAGAATTGTCGGAAACTGAAGTGGAACAGATGCTTGAAGGTGGCATCCTTACACACTCCACATTTCAGTATGAGAGGGATTACCGATTGGGCGATAAAGTTACCCTCCAAAAAGAAGGTTGGCATTTCATCCCGACGGTTACCGGCAGACCGTTATACAATGGCGAAACTTTTGCAACAGCCCACGATGATTTGTGGCTTGCAGAGAGTGATTTTATTGGCGATTTGCAGGAGTTGCTGGTTAAAGCAGACCGTGACATTGGCGACCACGGGATAGATCGTGTGTTTGGTCAAAATACTTTGGACGCTGTCAGGGATTTTCAGGAGCGGTACGGTATCAGCTATCACGGAGACTATGAATATGGCGTACCCACGGATGAAACCATAGCGGCACTTGAAGCTGTGGTCAATGGCGATGAAGCCAATATACCAAAACCTGGTTTAGCCATAGACACACCCATCACAGAGATCAAGGAAGTATTTGAACCAGGGACCACTGAACTGGAAGCTGTATTCGGGAAGGAAATGCCTAACTTGATATCTAAAGTAAAACGTGAAATATCGCAAATTGGTAACGAAATAAGGCGTTAG
- a CDS encoding Gp37-like protein: MPVVELNSTASQRITMPPEGKQADVIKAPAETVMKHLVRRNLVEATEPGRNIADLIIAPDKGRGPVVEVTTRYRNLEDELNELLMRSGLSWSFYEYREGTVFEVKSIREEA, translated from the coding sequence ATGCCAGTCGTCGAACTGAACAGTACAGCAAGTCAACGTATCACAATGCCGCCCGAGGGTAAGCAGGCGGACGTGATCAAAGCGCCTGCTGAAACGGTTATGAAGCATCTGGTTCGGAGGAACCTTGTCGAAGCAACTGAACCAGGTAGAAACATTGCTGACCTTATTATTGCTCCTGATAAGGGTCGTGGTCCGGTGGTAGAGGTGACCACAAGATACAGAAATTTAGAGGATGAATTAAACGAGCTGTTAATGCGCTCGGGGTTATCGTGGTCATTTTATGAGTATAGAGAAGGAACGGTATTCGAAGTAAAAAGCATAAGGGAGGAAGCATAA
- a CDS encoding phage holin, LLH family, with the protein MEFITESLMESVFTIVGVLIAAIVSYLAPKAKRLIAIASDADNLGIIDAITDWAVEYVEEEFQGKEGKEKFNQAATAAAQLLNNYGIEVSDELIKTSIQKGYNNLVADGKEKKKQPHNGELEQG; encoded by the coding sequence ATGGAATTTATCACAGAAAGTTTAATGGAATCCGTTTTTACGATCGTGGGTGTACTGATCGCCGCAATCGTTTCTTATTTAGCGCCGAAAGCTAAGCGGCTAATTGCCATTGCATCCGATGCTGACAATCTAGGGATCATCGACGCTATCACGGATTGGGCGGTTGAGTATGTGGAAGAAGAATTCCAAGGTAAGGAAGGGAAGGAAAAGTTTAACCAAGCGGCAACCGCAGCAGCTCAATTGCTGAACAATTATGGTATTGAGGTGTCAGACGAATTGATTAAAACATCCATTCAAAAAGGATACAACAACCTAGTTGCTGATGGCAAAGAGAAGAAAAAGCAACCTCATAACGGCGAGTTAGAGCAAGGGTAA
- a CDS encoding peptidoglycan recognition protein family protein, with product MSEINYPNLRWNGSLTSLNPSNIRGTAIHHLAHPSWGLMDTHTYHRDTLGWAGIGYNYLILRSGTIYEGRGDHVGAHASGYNSTYIGVALTGDFETGSQTPTSDQMDSLYWLIPELKKTYPNADNIVGHYDLGQTSCPGRRFPMSEFKRNVGSGGSGGSAPRYGDNNESFANYHSDWWGRDDETVKTIQRLLQLVDELPSGSADSIFGQQTLDAVRSFQDKHSLSQSGANFYGVPGPATLEKLAEEGNTTAAMPGDVVRMIRSFNYRSRANWADDAIAGTVSEGEAFTVVRRAIMSHTGDLYEIKSGNYISVLPSHVEVVKQS from the coding sequence ATGAGTGAAATTAATTATCCTAACCTACGCTGGAACGGCAGTTTGACAAGCCTCAATCCTAGTAATATTAGAGGCACAGCCATACATCACTTGGCACACCCTTCTTGGGGATTGATGGATACTCACACTTATCACCGTGACACGCTGGGTTGGGCGGGTATTGGATATAATTACCTGATACTAAGAAGCGGCACAATTTACGAAGGTCGTGGAGATCATGTAGGCGCTCATGCAAGCGGGTATAATAGCACGTATATTGGCGTGGCGCTTACTGGTGACTTTGAAACAGGTAGCCAAACACCAACCAGTGATCAGATGGATTCGCTTTATTGGCTTATTCCAGAATTAAAAAAGACGTACCCCAACGCTGACAACATTGTCGGTCATTATGATTTGGGGCAGACAAGCTGCCCGGGCAGACGTTTTCCTATGTCTGAATTTAAGCGGAATGTTGGTAGCGGCGGATCAGGCGGTAGCGCACCACGATACGGAGATAACAACGAATCCTTTGCCAACTACCACAGTGATTGGTGGGGGCGAGATGACGAGACAGTAAAGACAATACAACGATTGTTGCAATTGGTCGATGAGCTTCCGTCCGGTTCGGCAGACAGCATATTTGGTCAGCAAACACTAGACGCTGTACGATCATTCCAGGATAAGCACAGCCTTTCTCAAAGTGGTGCTAACTTTTATGGCGTACCTGGACCAGCTACCCTCGAAAAACTTGCAGAAGAAGGAAACACCACAGCAGCTATGCCCGGTGATGTAGTGAGGATGATAAGAAGCTTCAACTATCGCAGTCGCGCCAATTGGGCCGACGATGCTATTGCCGGCACAGTCAGCGAGGGTGAAGCGTTTACGGTTGTGCGACGGGCGATCATGAGCCATACTGGCGATTTGTATGAAATCAAGTCAGGAAACTATATAAGCGTGCTCCCGAGCCATGTGGAAGTTGTTAAACAATCATGA
- the sda gene encoding sporulation histidine kinase inhibitor Sda, whose product MNTLKALSDELLAEAYEKAKKLNLNKDFLMHLESEIQRRDLNND is encoded by the coding sequence ATGAATACCCTCAAAGCCTTATCTGATGAATTGCTAGCAGAAGCTTACGAGAAAGCAAAAAAGCTAAACTTAAATAAAGACTTTCTCATGCATTTAGAAAGCGAAATCCAACGTCGAGATTTGAACAACGATTAA